The Deltaproteobacteria bacterium genome includes the window CCAGTACGGCGTCCAGCTCGTTGCGCAGGCGGTGCACGTAGCGGCGCGCGGCCGGTCCGGTGACCCAGCGGGAGTCTCCGGTGGCGGTGGCGATGCGGCCGTCCAGGGAGGCGGCCAGCTTGAGGGTGACGAAGGGCAGTCCGCGGGTGACGTGCTTGACGAAGGCCTCGTTGAGCCGGCGGCACTCCTCTTGCCGTACAGGCGCATCCACGCGGATGCCGGCGTCGCGCAGGGCCTGCACGCCGCGGCCCGCCACCGCGGGATTGGGGTCGATCATTCCCGCCACCACCCGCGCCACACCCGACTCGATGACGGCGCGGGCGCACGGAGGGGTGCGCCCGAAGTGGCTGCAGGGCTCCAGGTTGACGTAGAGCGTGGCGCCGCGCGCCGCCGCCCCGGCCTCGCGGAGGGCGGCTATCTCGGCGTGGTCCGCGCCGGCGCGGGCGTGATAGCCGCGCCCCACGACACGGCCGCCGCGCACCACCACCGCTCCCACCATGGGATTCGGACTGGTCCTGCCCGCCGCTCGGCGCGCCAGCCTCAGGGCCGCGCCCATGTAACGCTGATCGCTCTGCTCGGAAACCTGCATGCCCTGTGCGGACGACGTCTCACGCCGATCCGCCGCCGGAGGGATCGGGCGTGGCGGGGCTGTCCGCGCGGACGGACTTCCGCCGGGCCTTGCTCGGCGCTCCCGTCTTGCGGGGCGGCTTGGGGGCGGCGCGGCTGGTCCGCTGGTTGAGGAGGTCCTCCAGCTCGGCCATGAACTCGTTGAGGTCCTTGAAGGAACGGTAGACCGAGGCGAAGCGGACGTAGGCCACCGCATCGGTATCGTGCAGCTCGCGCATGGCGGCCTCGCCGATGATGGAGCCGGGGACCTCCTTTTCGCCGCGTTCCTGGATGCCGCGCTCGATGCGGTCGGCCATGGCCTCGATGGCGTCCATGCTGACGGGACGCTTCTGGCAGGCGCGCTTGAGTCCGTTGATGATCTTGAGGCGGTCGAAGGCTTCCCGGCGGCCGTCCTTCTTCACCACCATGGGCATGGCCTCTTCCACGCGCTCGTAGGTGGTGAAACGGCGCGAGCACACCATGCACTCGCGCCGCCGCCGGATCATCTCGCCGTCCTTCCCGAGCCGGGAATCGATGACGTGGCTATTGGACTGGCGGCAGAACGGGCATTTCATGGGATGCCTGCGTGGGCCGCAGTGGCGGCCCGAAACCGGGTTTCGGTTACGTCTCCGTGTCCTGTCGCGCCTTCCCGCGGTACACGGGAAAGCGCTCGCACAGCGCCCGCACATCGGCGGCGACGGCCGCGAGGCCCGCGTCGTCCCCTACGTGGGCAAGCGCGCGCTGGATCAGCTCGGCGATGAGCCGCATTTCCGGCTCCTTCATGCCGCGGGTGGTGACGGCTGGGGTGCCGATGCGGACTCCGCTGGTGACGAACGGCGAACGGGTGTCGAAGGGCACGGCGTTGCGGTTGGCGGTGATTCCCGCCACCTCCAGGGTCTCCTGCGCAAGTTTCCCCGTCAGCTCGGAGTCGCGCAGGTCCATCAGCATCAGGTGGTTGTCGGTGCCCCCGGAAACCAACCGGAAGCCGCGCTCGGTCAGCGCGCCGGCCAGGGCCTTGGCGTTGGCGACGATCTGCCGCTGGTAATCGGCGAACTCCGGCGTCGCGGCTTCCTTCAATCCCACGGCCTTGGCCGCGATGACGTGCATGAGGGGGCCTCCCTGCATGCCCGGGAACACCCGGCTGTTGAGGGTCTTGGCGTGCTCCTCGCGGCACAGGATCATGCCTCCGCGCGCTCCCCGCAGGGTCTTGTGCGTGGTGGTGGTGACGAAGTCCGCGTAGGGCACCGGGCTCGGGTGGCAACCGGCGGCGACCAAGCCGGCGATGTGGGCCATGTCCACCATCAGCAGCGCTTCCACTTCGTCCGCGATCTCGCGGAACCTCGGGTAGTCAATGGTGCGCGGATAAGCGCTCGCCCCCGCCACGATAAGCCGCGGGCGATGCTCCCGGGCCAGGTCGGCCAGCGCGTCGTAGTCGATGGTCTCGGTTGCCTCCGAGACGCCGTACGGCACCACGTTGTACAGCCGGCCGGAGAAGTTCACGGGACTCCCCATGGAGAGGTGCCCGCCGTGGGACAGGTTCATGCCGAGGTAGGTGTCGCCGGGGTTCAGCACCGCGAAGTAGACGGCCATGTTGGCCTGGGAACCCGAGTGTGGCTGGACGTTGACGTGCTCCGCACCGAACAGCTCCCTGGCCCGCTCCACCGCCAGACGCTCCACCACGTCGACGTACTCGCAGCCGCCGTAGTAGCGGCGCCCCGGATAGCCTTCCGCGTACTTGTTGGTCATGAGCGAGCCCTGGGCCTCGAGCACGGCCTCGCTCACCACGTTCTCGGAGGCAATCAGCTCCAGGTTGGACTCGAGGCGCTCGCTCTCGTCGGCAATCGCTTGAAACACCTCGGGATCGACTTGCTCCAGGCTGGCTGAAATCACTCTCAATTCCTCGTCGTCGAGCGGCATGGCGCGACCGGGAGGTCCCCCATGTCCTCTCATGGGCATGGCACGTTCCCGCCCCACGGGCAGGACCGCGCGGCGCGGGGGCGCTCCGGACTCTACCGGTGACTCTCGATGTAGTCGATGACGTCTTGCACGGTCTTGATCTTTTCAGCGTCCTCGTCCGAGATCTCCATCTCGTACTCTTCCTCCAGCGCCATGACCAGCTCGACGATGTCCAGGGAGTCGGCCCCCAGGTCCTCGATGAACGAGGCTTCGGGACTGACTTCTCCGTCGCTCACCCCCAGTTGCTCACAGATGATCTCCTTGACCCTCGCCTCGACCTCTGTCGCCATCTTGTACCCTCCTCTTCGTGTCCGTGCTCGTGTTCGTGATGACGGGTGCCCCGCCCTTCCGCGGGTGGCGGCGTCACATGTACAGGCCGCCGTTGACCGCGATGGTCTGTCCCGTGATGTACGCGCCGCCCGACCCCGCCAGAAAAGCCACGGTCCGCGCGACGTCGTCGCCGCCGCCGAACCGCCCCAGGGGAATCGCCTCGAGATAACGGCCGCGGGTTTCCTCGTTCAGGCTCGCCGTCATCTCCGTTTCGATGAAGCCCGGCGCCACCGCGTTGACGGTCACACCGCGCGGCGCAAGCTCTCGGGCCATGGACTTGGTGAACCCCTCGATGCCCGCCTTGGAAGCGGCGTAAACCGACTGGCCAACGTTTCCCATTTGTCCGGCCACCGAGGTCAGGTTCACGATCCGGCCGTACCGCTGCCGGATCATCCTCCTCGCGGCCGCCTTGGTGCAGAGGAAAAGGCCCCTCAGATTGACGTCGATAATCCGATCCCAGTCCGGGGGCGATTGGCGCAGCAACAAGCCGTCGACGGTCACGCCCGCATTGTTGATTAAAATATCAAGTTTTTCATGCCCGTCAATGATTCCTTTGAAGGCCGCCTCCACCTCGTCGGCGCGTCCGACGTCAAAGGGCGCCAGCTCGGCGCGGCCGTTCCCGCTCAGGACCTCCTCCAGCACCTCCCTGGCCGCCGCGTGGTTTTCCCGGTAGTTGATGATGACGCGGGCGCCCAGCCCGGCCAGGCACAGGACCACCGCTCGTCCGATGCCCCTGCTCCCGCCCGTGACCAGTGCCACTCTGTCCGCCAACGGTGCCGCCGCCATGCGCTTCAGGCCCCTAGTGTCGTCGGAAGCTTGTCCACGTTCTCGGGCGCTTCCACGTGAAGGTTGCGCACGCTCCGGTCGATGCGCCGGATGAGT containing:
- the fabG gene encoding 3-oxoacyl-[acyl-carrier-protein] reductase, giving the protein MAAAPLADRVALVTGGSRGIGRAVVLCLAGLGARVIINYRENHAAAREVLEEVLSGNGRAELAPFDVGRADEVEAAFKGIIDGHEKLDILINNAGVTVDGLLLRQSPPDWDRIIDVNLRGLFLCTKAAARRMIRQRYGRIVNLTSVAGQMGNVGQSVYAASKAGIEGFTKSMARELAPRGVTVNAVAPGFIETEMTASLNEETRGRYLEAIPLGRFGGGDDVARTVAFLAGSGGAYITGQTIAVNGGLYM
- the acpP gene encoding acyl carrier protein, with protein sequence MATEVEARVKEIICEQLGVSDGEVSPEASFIEDLGADSLDIVELVMALEEEYEMEISDEDAEKIKTVQDVIDYIESHR
- a CDS encoding serine hydroxymethyltransferase, with the translated sequence MPLDDEELRVISASLEQVDPEVFQAIADESERLESNLELIASENVVSEAVLEAQGSLMTNKYAEGYPGRRYYGGCEYVDVVERLAVERARELFGAEHVNVQPHSGSQANMAVYFAVLNPGDTYLGMNLSHGGHLSMGSPVNFSGRLYNVVPYGVSEATETIDYDALADLAREHRPRLIVAGASAYPRTIDYPRFREIADEVEALLMVDMAHIAGLVAAGCHPSPVPYADFVTTTTHKTLRGARGGMILCREEHAKTLNSRVFPGMQGGPLMHVIAAKAVGLKEAATPEFADYQRQIVANAKALAGALTERGFRLVSGGTDNHLMLMDLRDSELTGKLAQETLEVAGITANRNAVPFDTRSPFVTSGVRIGTPAVTTRGMKEPEMRLIAELIQRALAHVGDDAGLAAVAADVRALCERFPVYRGKARQDTET
- the nrdR gene encoding transcriptional regulator NrdR, with the protein product MKCPFCRQSNSHVIDSRLGKDGEMIRRRRECMVCSRRFTTYERVEEAMPMVVKKDGRREAFDRLKIINGLKRACQKRPVSMDAIEAMADRIERGIQERGEKEVPGSIIGEAAMRELHDTDAVAYVRFASVYRSFKDLNEFMAELEDLLNQRTSRAAPKPPRKTGAPSKARRKSVRADSPATPDPSGGGSA
- the ribD gene encoding bifunctional diaminohydroxyphosphoribosylaminopyrimidine deaminase/5-amino-6-(5-phosphoribosylamino)uracil reductase RibD — encoded protein: MQVSEQSDQRYMGAALRLARRAAGRTSPNPMVGAVVVRGGRVVGRGYHARAGADHAEIAALREAGAAARGATLYVNLEPCSHFGRTPPCARAVIESGVARVVAGMIDPNPAVAGRGVQALRDAGIRVDAPVRQEECRRLNEAFVKHVTRGLPFVTLKLAASLDGRIATATGDSRWVTGPAARRYVHRLRNELDAVLVGSGTVLADDPQLTCRLPGGRDPLRVVLDRRLRTPLTARLVTQPHPEKTVLVTGNDAPAARRKRLEDMGVQVWRFPVSRGRVSFRRVLRKLARAGVLSVLLEGGAVTAARAISEKAVDKVLCFYAPKFIGAEGLPMVGDLGIERMRQCPQLDSPAVRRLGEDILVSAYL